The following are encoded together in the Zingiber officinale cultivar Zhangliang chromosome 8A, Zo_v1.1, whole genome shotgun sequence genome:
- the LOC122009768 gene encoding DNA-directed RNA polymerase III subunit 1-like, producing MARREEKRRCTEEPCIEDVRCPRRIKRIRFSAFSGEGIRNSAGLRTVQNGLLNLRMVQNNLCTQKNPETLVASTQASFLITQKDTFYDRAAFSLMCCYMGDAMDHVDLPVPAIMKPVELWTGKQLFSVLVRPNAHTEAFVNLIVKEKIYTKYETMCPSDGYVYFRNSELISGQVGKATLGNDNKDGLFSVLLRDYNSHAAASCKNRLAKLSARWLWNHGFSVGIDDVHQVMYQI from the exons ATGGCGCGGAGGGAAGAGAAGCGACGGTGCACAGAAGAACCTTGCATTGAGGATGTGCGCTGCCCTCGGCGGAT AAAGCGTATTAGGTTTAGCGCGTTCTCTGGCGAGGGGATAAGGAATTCAGCGGGTTTGAGGACTGTTCAGAATGGGTTACTTAATCTTCGCATG GTTCAAAATAACTTGTGCACTCAAAAGAATCCGGAGACATTAGTTGCTTCCACTCAGGCTTCATTTCTGATTACGCAGAAAGATACCTTCTATGATCGAGCTGCATTCTCTCTAATGTGCTGCTACATGGGTGATGCTATGGATCATGTTGATTTGCCTGTACCAGCCATTATGAAG CCTGTTGAACTATGGACTGGGAAGCAACTTTTCAGTGTTCTTGTGCGTCCTAATGCACACACAGAGGCATTTGTTAACCTTATAGTCAAagagaaaatatatacaaaatatgagACCATGTGTCCCAGCGATGGATATGTATATTTTCGTAACAGTGAGCTTATAAGTGGGCAAGTAGGGAAGGCAACTCTAG GCAATGACAACAAGGATGGCCTATTCTCTGTTCTCCTAAGAGATTATAATTCTCATGCTGCTGCAAGTTGTAAGAATCGATTGGCTAAGTTAAG TGCCAGGTGGCTATGGAACCATGGATTTTCAGTTGGCATTGATGATGTTCATCAAGTGATGTATCAAATCTGA